Proteins from a genomic interval of Actinomycetota bacterium:
- the hypD gene encoding hydrogenase formation protein HypD, translating to MVERLREISKRPIKLMEVCGTHTMAIGKSGIRTVLPAEIEFVSGPGCPVCVTADSDIDAFMELAGERRVTLVTYGDMMRVPGSAGSLAELKAEGADIRVAYSSLEALAFARGEPQKEIVFLGVGFETTAPATAHAVKSAVAEGLPNFSVYNLHKTVPLAIRALLAGDGVQIDGLILPGHVSVIIGETPYAFIAAEFGVSGAIAGFEPPEIMAAIVRLAGDINAGKPRISNIYTKAVEPEGNLVAQGMLDEVFAPGDAEWRGLGVIPGSGLEFREGFASFDAAKRFSIERREVRLDRGCSCGEILKGMIKPSDCPLFGSRCTPERPVGPCMVSSEGTCAAYYLYNDMANVDQPTQM from the coding sequence ATGGTCGAGAGGCTGCGTGAGATATCGAAGCGCCCCATCAAGTTGATGGAGGTCTGCGGTACGCATACGATGGCGATTGGAAAATCCGGCATCCGCACGGTTCTGCCGGCGGAAATCGAGTTTGTGTCGGGTCCGGGCTGTCCGGTATGCGTGACCGCCGATTCTGATATCGACGCGTTTATGGAGCTGGCGGGGGAGCGCCGCGTGACCCTGGTGACATATGGAGATATGATGCGGGTGCCGGGAAGCGCGGGCAGCCTGGCCGAGCTTAAAGCGGAGGGCGCCGACATTCGGGTCGCGTATTCGTCGCTTGAAGCGCTCGCGTTCGCCCGCGGCGAACCCCAAAAAGAGATAGTCTTTCTGGGCGTAGGTTTCGAGACGACGGCGCCGGCCACCGCGCATGCGGTCAAAAGCGCCGTAGCCGAAGGGCTACCTAATTTCAGCGTCTACAACCTCCATAAGACCGTTCCCCTGGCCATCCGGGCGCTCCTCGCCGGCGATGGGGTCCAAATAGATGGGCTGATTCTCCCTGGGCACGTCAGTGTAATCATCGGGGAGACACCGTATGCGTTTATCGCCGCTGAGTTCGGGGTGTCGGGGGCGATAGCCGGGTTCGAGCCGCCCGAGATAATGGCGGCCATTGTGCGCCTGGCCGGTGACATAAACGCGGGGAAGCCGCGGATATCGAATATATATACCAAGGCGGTCGAGCCGGAGGGCAATCTGGTGGCGCAGGGGATGCTGGATGAAGTTTTTGCGCCGGGCGACGCCGAGTGGCGCGGCCTGGGGGTAATCCCCGGCAGCGGCCTCGAGTTTCGCGAGGGCTTTGCGAGTTTCGACGCGGCGAAAAGATTTTCCATCGAGCGGCGCGAAGTTCGCTTGGACCGGGGATGCAGTTGCGGCGAAATCCTCAAAGGGATGATAAAACCGTCCGACTGTCCCCTCTTCGGTTCGCGCTGCACGCCCGAGCGCCCGGTCGGGCCGTGCATGGTCTCGTCCGAGGGGACCTGCGCGGCGTATTATTTATACAATGACATGGCGAATGTAGACCAGCCGACGCAAATGTAG